In a single window of the Veillonella sp. genome:
- a CDS encoding trimeric intracellular cation channel family protein, with protein sequence MDIIWYMFDMIGTIAFAVSGALVGVARKMDIFGMAVLALATAIGGGIVRDVLLGYFPPNSLRNVVYVTVVLAVTVIVFLIYNSRYRKHAMGPRSRASYLLADALGLASFTVTGASAGFKLYPELPIFIVLLGTITAVGGGIIRDMLAQRIPSVLKEDVYALPSIIGGIVYYLMVTSSWESAAVYGAFTVVLIIRLLAIKYNWSLPKVGKTKPVAK encoded by the coding sequence ATGGATATTATATGGTATATGTTTGATATGATTGGTACTATTGCCTTTGCTGTATCCGGTGCGCTTGTTGGGGTAGCTCGGAAGATGGATATCTTTGGTATGGCCGTATTGGCGTTGGCTACGGCTATCGGCGGCGGTATTGTACGGGATGTATTACTCGGTTATTTCCCGCCGAACTCACTGCGAAATGTAGTGTACGTAACGGTTGTCTTAGCTGTAACAGTTATCGTGTTCTTGATTTATAATAGCCGATACCGCAAGCATGCGATGGGGCCTCGTAGTCGTGCTAGTTATTTATTAGCCGATGCATTAGGGTTAGCATCATTTACCGTAACAGGCGCTTCTGCAGGCTTTAAACTCTATCCTGAGTTACCTATCTTTATTGTGCTTTTAGGTACGATAACCGCAGTAGGTGGCGGTATTATCCGAGATATGCTAGCACAGCGCATTCCATCTGTTTTAAAAGAGGATGTATATGCATTGCCTAGTATTATTGGCGGCATTGTTTACTATCTAATGGTTACATCTAGTTGGGAGAGTGCCGCTGTTTATGGTGCTTTCACAGTGGTACTCATTATTCGTCTGTTAGCCATCAAGTACAATTGGAGTCTACCTAAGGTAGGGAAAACCAAGCCAGTTGCGAAATAA
- the tadA gene encoding tRNA adenosine(34) deaminase TadA, producing the protein MTKDITVDIENMDERSRDEYFMAIAMEEARKAYDLGEIPIGAILVKDNTIVSRHHNRRELDHDATAHAEVLVIREACDVLKRWRLTGCTLYVTIEPCPMCAGAIINSRIDRVVYGASDYKGGAVESLFNVLSHPGLNHEPELASGVLGDECSQIMKDFFKERRKARRSTQEAEGSALEMR; encoded by the coding sequence ATGACAAAAGACATTACTGTAGACATTGAAAATATGGATGAACGCTCTCGCGACGAATATTTTATGGCTATTGCTATGGAAGAAGCGCGCAAGGCTTATGACCTTGGAGAAATCCCTATCGGTGCCATTCTCGTAAAAGACAATACCATCGTTTCACGCCATCACAATCGTCGTGAACTCGACCATGATGCAACGGCTCATGCAGAGGTCCTCGTAATCCGCGAAGCATGCGATGTCCTCAAGCGCTGGCGGTTGACTGGTTGTACCCTGTATGTTACGATAGAGCCGTGTCCGATGTGCGCTGGAGCCATTATCAACAGTCGTATTGATCGCGTTGTATATGGTGCAAGTGATTACAAAGGAGGCGCCGTAGAATCGCTATTCAATGTGCTCTCTCACCCAGGTTTAAATCATGAACCTGAACTAGCATCTGGTGTGCTTGGTGATGAATGTAGCCAAATCATGAAAGACTTCTTTAAGGAGCGCCGTAAAGCACGGAGGAGTACCCAAGAGGCTGAAGGGTCCGCACTCGAAATGCGGTAG
- a CDS encoding MFS transporter gives MKKYYPYLITLSHMINDSCQSVLPALLPLFIYTYGLSLEQAGFLILANTALSSLLQPLLGYISDKINQPRLIAFGVLLSACSTGMMGFVTSYESLLVCATLAGVGSSIFHPEGAKIMNRLGGGKKGKAMGTFAIGGSSGFAFGPLFAGAIAYTVGPHGLAAFTVAGIIIFTGLFALMPHIVAHARTIDQAVATENPAVAAKPLKNYWKYFGILFIIILSQSVNFRVINAFIPIFWTRELGTSPEQGSFALTVFFSIGIFMTYIGGLLGDKFGPIKIIRLSLLVWLPAMFLLTEVPNFSPLIMLPVGYLLLLMIGAAKAISYSPVIVLGQTYLAKSIGFASGITLGVSQTIGGVIAPVVGNLADTYSLPVAMMTLVPFLIGGLGASLLLKDPKKLQ, from the coding sequence ATGAAAAAATATTACCCTTATCTCATCACATTGAGTCATATGATTAATGACTCTTGTCAAAGTGTGTTGCCTGCCCTCTTACCACTGTTCATTTATACCTATGGGCTGAGCTTGGAGCAGGCAGGTTTTCTCATCTTAGCTAATACAGCATTATCTTCATTATTACAGCCATTATTAGGCTATATTTCAGACAAGATCAATCAGCCGCGGCTCATTGCCTTTGGTGTTTTATTATCCGCCTGTAGTACAGGTATGATGGGCTTTGTTACCTCTTATGAAAGCCTCCTTGTTTGCGCCACCTTAGCTGGTGTAGGTTCCTCTATCTTCCATCCAGAAGGCGCTAAAATTATGAACCGCCTCGGTGGTGGCAAGAAAGGTAAAGCCATGGGTACCTTTGCCATTGGTGGCAGTTCTGGCTTTGCCTTTGGTCCACTCTTTGCAGGGGCCATCGCCTACACAGTAGGTCCACATGGACTAGCTGCTTTTACAGTAGCAGGCATTATTATATTTACCGGCCTATTCGCCCTCATGCCTCACATCGTAGCGCATGCGCGTACCATCGATCAAGCAGTAGCTACAGAAAATCCGGCTGTAGCGGCAAAACCACTCAAAAACTATTGGAAATACTTTGGTATCTTGTTCATTATCATCCTAAGCCAGTCAGTAAACTTCCGCGTTATCAATGCGTTCATTCCTATCTTCTGGACTCGCGAACTCGGTACCAGCCCAGAACAAGGCAGCTTTGCGTTAACCGTATTCTTTAGTATCGGTATCTTCATGACATACATCGGTGGTCTATTAGGTGATAAATTTGGTCCTATTAAGATCATTAGACTATCCCTGTTAGTTTGGTTACCGGCTATGTTCCTATTAACAGAAGTTCCTAATTTCTCGCCACTTATCATGCTACCTGTAGGCTATCTCCTACTACTCATGATTGGTGCTGCCAAAGCAATTAGCTACAGCCCAGTTATCGTACTAGGCCAAACCTATCTTGCTAAAAGTATAGGCTTTGCATCAGGCATTACCCTTGGCGTAAGCCAAACCATCGGTGGTGTTATCGCACCTGTTGTGGGTAACCTAGCAGATACCTACTCCCTACCGGTTGCTATGATGACACTCGTACCATTCCTAATAGGGGGACTTGGGGCATCATTGCTATTAAAAGATCCTAAAAAATTACAATAA
- a CDS encoding acyltransferase yields the protein MKKAFLPEITYMRGLCMLGVIGIHVGSYALQNPFVNLELISVLEILSRFGVPAFFFLSAFGLFYHTSVEGPFSYKEFMHRRIQVVLFPYITWSIFYLLYTGLTAHNLGNLHPGPLAVNLLFGTSMYHLYFMVILLWFYVMMPLWRAMVKVILKRPVFWMVLLFIIQVGIDYVSSYMLGRWVTEYLSNNPVLKYLFDMRLNYWVIHYVWIFLLGAVCAERYETVCEYMWRYRYLLGVSAVGSILLMLGSYYYVMDVWHYTVLEAIYTVHQMSPMGVLYTGLGTLFSLFLFQTLPMNATMEATWSEIGDKSYGIYLAHPFWLLIISGVMAKYNLLYTVVNVLAMYAMALGLSYLTTVVLNYVPKPLRKFILGH from the coding sequence ATGAAAAAAGCATTTTTACCGGAAATTACTTATATGCGTGGCCTTTGTATGCTCGGTGTAATCGGCATTCACGTAGGTTCTTACGCACTACAAAATCCTTTTGTAAATTTAGAACTCATTAGCGTTTTAGAAATTCTATCGCGCTTTGGGGTACCAGCATTTTTCTTCCTCTCTGCATTTGGACTGTTTTATCATACATCTGTAGAGGGACCATTCTCATATAAGGAATTTATGCACCGCCGTATTCAGGTGGTGCTATTTCCATATATTACGTGGTCCATATTTTATCTGCTCTACACAGGACTGACGGCGCATAACCTCGGTAATTTACATCCGGGACCATTGGCGGTAAATCTATTGTTTGGTACATCTATGTATCATCTGTACTTTATGGTTATCCTTCTATGGTTTTACGTGATGATGCCACTATGGCGGGCCATGGTGAAAGTCATTTTAAAACGCCCTGTATTTTGGATGGTCTTACTATTTATCATCCAAGTTGGTATCGATTATGTTTCGTCTTACATGCTGGGCCGTTGGGTAACAGAATACCTTAGCAATAATCCTGTCTTGAAATATCTCTTTGATATGAGACTCAACTATTGGGTTATCCATTATGTGTGGATATTCTTGTTAGGGGCTGTATGTGCTGAGCGATATGAAACGGTATGCGAATACATGTGGCGTTATCGCTACTTGTTAGGTGTTAGCGCCGTAGGTTCTATTTTGTTGATGCTCGGATCCTATTACTATGTCATGGACGTATGGCATTATACAGTGCTAGAAGCAATTTATACGGTTCATCAAATGAGTCCAATGGGTGTCCTTTATACGGGATTGGGAACACTCTTTAGCTTGTTCTTGTTCCAAACCTTACCAATGAATGCGACTATGGAAGCTACTTGGTCAGAAATAGGGGATAAGTCTTACGGTATATATTTAGCACATCCATTCTGGTTGTTAATCATCTCTGGGGTGATGGCTAAATACAATCTTTTGTATACCGTAGTCAATGTGCTTGCTATGTATGCGATGGCGCTAGGATTGTCCTACTTGACTACAGTAGTACTCAATTATGTGCCTAAACCATTACGTAAATTTATATTAGGGCATTAA
- a CDS encoding aminotransferase class IV, protein MQELTYFNGEFVEPGAKVISIDDRGYLFGDSVYEVVRVVKGRCFALSYHQDRLYRSMREMDIPVKMTPDDLTELHEILIEQSEIQEGYIYLQISRGVAPRHHAYDRSKLEPQMLMSIRNLDMDAVNKLGEGVKAIALPDERWDHVDVKTTNLIPNILAQTKAEKKFAYTAMLFRDGICTEGATSNVFAVKDGILYTHPADNHILKGITRQMILTRVAPSLGITVIEKEFDRAFVDDADELFFTDTIGGVIPITKLDRNPVSGGKPGAITLRLREALEKLMEEGLP, encoded by the coding sequence ATGCAAGAATTAACATATTTTAATGGTGAATTCGTTGAACCAGGTGCTAAGGTTATCAGCATTGATGACCGTGGCTATTTGTTTGGTGACTCCGTATACGAAGTGGTGCGTGTCGTAAAAGGCCGTTGCTTCGCGTTGTCTTACCATCAAGATCGCTTGTATCGCTCTATGCGTGAAATGGATATTCCAGTAAAAATGACCCCAGATGATTTGACAGAATTGCACGAAATTTTGATCGAGCAAAGTGAAATCCAAGAGGGCTATATTTATTTGCAAATCTCCCGTGGTGTAGCACCACGTCATCATGCATATGATCGTTCTAAACTAGAACCACAAATGCTCATGTCCATTCGTAATTTAGATATGGATGCAGTGAATAAATTGGGTGAAGGTGTAAAAGCGATCGCATTGCCTGATGAACGTTGGGACCATGTAGATGTTAAGACTACTAACTTGATTCCAAATATTTTGGCTCAAACTAAAGCAGAAAAGAAATTTGCTTATACAGCTATGTTATTCCGCGATGGCATCTGTACAGAAGGTGCTACATCTAATGTATTTGCTGTCAAAGATGGTATCTTGTATACGCACCCAGCAGATAATCATATCTTAAAAGGTATTACGCGCCAAATGATTTTGACTCGCGTAGCACCGTCTCTAGGTATTACCGTTATTGAAAAAGAATTCGACCGCGCCTTTGTAGATGATGCGGATGAATTATTCTTTACCGATACAATTGGTGGTGTCATCCCAATTACTAAGCTAGACAGAAATCCAGTATCTGGTGGCAAACCAGGTGCTATTACACTTCGTCTACGCGAAGCATTAGAAAAATTGATGGAAGAAGGTTTGCCTTAA
- a CDS encoding DUF4127 family protein — translation MTNKWLKVALMAAAIATGTSIKIDAETVLYVPQDDRPVSLQYTVDTAREAGMTILTPPQNLISGKNYQGQADQIMAWVEQNAGRADVMVLSTDTLIYGGLVDSRKHNIPLSTLESRLKRIESLKARNKNVRIYGFGTVMRSPRASGGGTEPAYYAEYGPTIFQIAALQDKLDSGSLTQEETQKLMSLQASVPIEYLQDWFDRRQKNMKINKELIDETRSGVFDYFALGHDDTSQLSQSALESRYLSKYSKDIPVEKYGSFPGADQLGLLLMARSRTDESTEKPTFSVIYPLGGGGKTLPGYEDQTIDKTIAQHVEAVGGTMVTQGKPTVLLAVNTPLTTSTGESESFENFPMISNSTNAFVDRIQQAVDSGVNVSVADIAYNNGADNTLVSALYKRDMLYKIGAYNGWNTASNTVGYAIAQGVLLKTMSPEGHRKMLTQQYLDNWAYQANIRKDIYRMQDSIRTDNVRYSGELNERLESYLGERIQDFAEKYLKVDPRTVKATFPWGRLFETDITIYDKPVVPLEKELRLKREAEAKAKAEAEAKAKAEAAAQANGQAAPAQPAQPAKTGAAQTTASVIPVVKQPATTSQGPRLVPTPAVVPGQ, via the coding sequence ATGACGAATAAATGGTTGAAAGTAGCACTTATGGCAGCAGCCATCGCTACTGGTACATCTATTAAAATTGATGCGGAAACCGTGTTGTACGTACCTCAAGATGATCGCCCTGTAAGCTTACAATATACTGTAGATACAGCTCGCGAAGCAGGTATGACTATATTGACACCACCTCAAAATTTGATTTCTGGTAAGAACTACCAAGGTCAAGCGGATCAAATCATGGCTTGGGTTGAACAAAATGCAGGTCGTGCTGATGTGATGGTATTGAGTACAGATACGCTTATTTATGGTGGTCTCGTAGACTCTCGTAAACACAATATTCCACTTTCTACGTTGGAAAGCCGTTTAAAACGTATTGAATCCTTAAAAGCTCGTAATAAAAACGTGCGCATCTATGGCTTCGGTACTGTAATGCGCTCCCCACGTGCTAGTGGTGGCGGCACTGAACCAGCATACTATGCGGAATATGGTCCTACTATCTTCCAAATTGCCGCATTGCAAGATAAATTAGATTCTGGTTCCTTAACACAAGAGGAAACTCAAAAATTGATGAGCCTTCAAGCCTCTGTTCCTATAGAATACCTACAAGACTGGTTTGACCGTCGCCAAAAGAACATGAAAATCAATAAAGAGTTGATTGATGAAACTCGTAGTGGCGTATTCGATTACTTCGCATTGGGCCATGACGATACATCTCAATTGTCCCAATCTGCATTGGAAAGTCGTTACTTAAGTAAATACTCCAAGGACATTCCTGTTGAAAAATATGGTAGCTTCCCTGGTGCTGACCAACTTGGTTTATTGTTGATGGCTCGTTCTCGTACTGATGAAAGTACAGAAAAACCAACATTCTCCGTAATCTATCCACTCGGTGGTGGCGGCAAAACTTTGCCAGGTTACGAAGACCAAACTATTGATAAAACAATTGCGCAACACGTTGAAGCCGTAGGTGGCACAATGGTGACACAAGGCAAACCAACTGTGTTATTAGCAGTAAATACACCACTTACTACAAGTACTGGCGAATCTGAAAGCTTCGAGAACTTCCCGATGATTTCTAATTCTACAAATGCTTTCGTAGATCGCATTCAACAAGCTGTTGATTCTGGCGTAAACGTAAGCGTTGCTGACATTGCTTATAACAATGGTGCGGACAATACATTAGTATCTGCTTTGTATAAACGCGATATGTTATATAAAATCGGTGCGTACAATGGTTGGAATACAGCAAGTAATACGGTAGGCTATGCCATTGCTCAAGGTGTATTGCTCAAAACTATGAGCCCAGAAGGTCATCGCAAGATGTTGACTCAACAATACTTAGATAACTGGGCGTACCAAGCAAATATTCGTAAAGATATTTACCGCATGCAAGATTCTATTCGCACAGATAATGTACGTTATTCTGGCGAGTTAAATGAACGTCTTGAAAGCTACTTAGGCGAACGTATCCAAGACTTCGCTGAAAAATACCTAAAAGTCGACCCTCGTACAGTAAAAGCTACATTCCCTTGGGGCCGTCTATTCGAAACAGATATCACTATTTATGATAAACCAGTGGTACCTCTCGAAAAAGAATTGCGCTTGAAACGTGAAGCAGAGGCAAAAGCAAAAGCTGAAGCAGAAGCTAAGGCTAAAGCAGAAGCAGCCGCTCAAGCAAATGGTCAAGCTGCGCCAGCACAACCTGCTCAACCAGCAAAGACCGGAGCTGCTCAAACTACAGCATCTGTAATTCCAGTAGTAAAACAACCGGCTACAACATCTCAAGGTCCACGCCTTGTGCCAACACCAGCAGTTGTACCTGGTCAATAA